A part of Aegilops tauschii subsp. strangulata cultivar AL8/78 chromosome 2, Aet v6.0, whole genome shotgun sequence genomic DNA contains:
- the LOC141041915 gene encoding uncharacterized protein: MHLRRGQMAAVGAPSMLMPLLCTAMLICSLDFVSSVEFTWLITMSAATPHLVVIDLSINSITGVIPDSISSCSSLEVIRLRNNSIEGEIPPALAHCSSLQEIVLSNNKLNGTIPPGIGLLHDLTFLFLPSNKLEGSIPSSLGRSPSLSILVLRNNSLSGEMPPLLANSSSLYYLDLMRNNLNGEIPSTLFDSPSLATLDLSYNEFSGPIPDFSLTASKLKYLSLTENNISGEIPPTLGNFSALCSLLLAQNKLQGSIPESLTRIQSLQALDLAYNYLSGAVPPALYTVASLTYLGLGVNQLAGRIPTDIAYTLPNIETLVMEGNHFDGPLPASLVNASNLQVLELRDNSFTGLIPSFWSLPYLTQLDLGANQFGEVDWSSLCSVPASAQLKAMYLDNNQIHGTIPSTIGNLPSSLQLLYLSENRFTGMIPSEIGKLTNLTVLQFARNLLSGGIPDTIGNLRNLFLLEVNFLHGSIPESFMSLRGINEMDLSQNNLSGEIPDFLGTFSSLQLLNLSFNSLEGIVPTGGAFINSSKVFIQGNKDLCTRSAMPQLPLCTSTRNKRRETLHIICIVFALASVVTVLVSVAATILLKKRNKSKQHTDESPNELMKFSYAELARATNDFSLANLVGSGSFGVVYKGIFEFQMHPVAIKVFKLDNNGAPMNFLTECEVLRNTRHRNLMRVISLCSSCDKMGNEFKALVLDYMPNGNLEGWLHSEVHKQRQRRPLSLGSRIMIAMDIAAALDYLHNWCTPPLVHCDLKPSNVLLDDAMGAHVSDYGLAKFLCTNPSVSEKDLTSAHGPRGSVGYIAPEYGMGCKISTAGDVYSYGVILLEMLTGKHPTDDIFKDGLNLHGLVVSAFPQDICDILETSIIPYYELEEANHRLDGEDRLVVGMQNCIMQFAKLGLECSMDSPSDRPAMQDVYAEITMIKETFLTLHC; encoded by the exons ATGCACTTACGCCGAGGCCAGATGGCCGCTGTCGGAGCCCCAAGCATGCTCATGCCACTGCTTTGTACTGCAATGCTCATCTGCAGCTTG GACTTCGTTTCCTCCGTAGAATTCACATGGCTGATAACCATGTCAGCGGCCAC CCCCCACCTGGTGGTCATCGACCTGAGCATAAATTCCATCACAGGGGTGATTCCGGATAGCATATCCTCTTGTTCCAGCCTCGAGGTCATCCGCCTGCGGAACAACTCCATCGAAGGTGAAATCCCTCCAGCTCTTGCACATTGCTCGTCTCTTCAGGAAATTGTTCTGAGCAATAACAAACTCAACGGAACCATCCCTCCAGGGATCGGTTTGCTTCACGACCTTACATTTCTGTTTCTCCCTAGCAACAAACTTGAGGGCAGCATTCCTTCGTCTTTGGGAAGGAGCCCATCACTGTCCATACTTGTCCTCCGGAATAATAGCCTATCTGGTGAAATGCCACCATTGTTAGCAAATTCTTCTTCACTCTACTACCTTGACCTCATGAGAAACAACCTTAATGGGGAGATCCCTTCCACGCTTTTTGATAGCCCATCTCTTGCTACCTTAGATCTCTCGTATAATGAATTCTCGGGTCCAATACCAGATTTCTCACTGACAGCCTCCAAGCTAAAATACCTTAGCCTAACAGAAAACAACATTTCAGGGGAAATTCCACCCACGCTAGGAAACTTTTCTGCCTTATGTTCCTTGTTGCTTGCTCAAAATAAGCTGCAAGGAAGCATTCCAGAAAGTTTGACCAGAATACAAAGTCTACAAGCACTAGATTTGGCTTATAACTACTTGTCTGGTGCAGTTCCACCAGCTCTTTACACAGTCGCATCTCTCACTTATCTTGGACTTGGTGTCAACCAACTTGCTGGGAGAATTCCAACCGACATTGCATACACTCTTCCAAACATCGAAACATTGGTCATGGAAGGAAACCATTTTGATGGTCCACTACCTGCATCACTAGTTAATGCATCCAACCTTCAAGTGCTAGAGCTCCGTGACAATTCATTCACTGGTTTGATTCCTTCTTTCTGGTCTTTGCCCTACTTGACCCAGTTAGACCTTGGTGCAAACCAGTTCGGAGAGGTAGACTGGAGTTCTTTGTGCTCAGTGCCAGCCTCTGCACAGCTAAAGGCAATGTATCTCGATAACAACCAGATTCATGGAACAATACCTAGTACCATTGGAAATCTTCCAAGCAGCTTACAATTGTTGTATTTATCAGAGAACAGATTTACTGGAATGATACCTTCAGAGATAGGAAAACTCACCAACCTCACAGTTCTCCAATTTGCGAGAAACTTACTCTCAGGGGGCATTCCTGACACAATTGGAAACCTCAGGAACTTGTTTCTCCTCG AGGTGAATTTCCTTCATGGGAGCATTCCAGAATCTTTCATGAGCTTAAGGGGCATAAATGAGATGGATCTATCTCAAAACAACTTGTCTGGTGAAATACCAGACTTTCTTGGGACCTTTAGCTCTCTGCAACTTCTCAATTTGTCCTTCAACAGCCTTGAGGGGATAGTTCCTACAGGTGGTGCATTTATCAATTCAAGTAAGGTTTTCATACAAGGAAACAAGGATTTATGTACAAGGTCTGCAATGCCTCAGCTACCACTTTGCACATCAACTAGAAACAAAAGAAGGGAAACCTTGCACATCATATGTATAGTTTTTGCACTTGCTAGCGTTGTTACAGTCCTGGTGTCAGTTGCTGCAACCATTCTTTTGAAGAAAAGAAATAAATCAAAACAACACACTGATGAATCACCCAATGAGTTGATGAAGTTCTCATATGCTGAGCTTGCTAGAGCTACTAACGATTTTTCGTTGGCAAACCTAGTTGGCTCGGGAAGTTTTGGAGTAGTCTACAAAGGTATATTCGAGTTTCAGATGCACCCAGTTGCGATTAAGGTTTTCAAACTAGACAATAATGGAGCACCAATGAACTTTTTAACTGAATGTGAGGTGTTAAGAAATACTCGCCACCGAAATCTCATGCGGGTCATTAGTCTATGCTCAAGCTGCGATAAAATGGGAAATGAGTTCAAAGCTCTGGTCCTTGACTACATGCCCAATGGCAACCTAGAGGGGTGGCTCCATTCAGAAGTACATAAACAAAGACAGAGGAGGCCACTGAGTCTCGGATCAAGAATAATGATAGCTATGGACATCGCTGCAGCCTTGGACTATCTCCACAATTGGTGCACGCCTCCTTTGGTTCATTGTGATTTGAAGCCAAGCAATGTCCTTTTGGATGATGCTATGGGTGCTCATGTTAGTGACTACGgattggcaaagtttctgtgtaCCAACCCTTCAGTAAGTGAAAAGGATTTAACAAGTGCACATGGGCCAAGAGGATCAGTTGGTTATATTGCACCAG AATACGGGATGGGTTGCAAGATATCAACTGCAGGTGACGTCTACAGCTATGGTGTTATTCTGCTGGAGATGCTCACTGGGAAGCATCCAACTGATGATATCTTCAAGGATGGACTGAACCTTCATGGATTGGTAGTCTCTGCATTTCCACAAGATATTTGTGACATTTTAGAGACCAGTATTATTCCATATTATGAACTCGAAGAAGCAAATCACAGATTAGATGGTGAGGACCGTCTGGTGGTTGGCATGCAAAACTGTATCATGCAGTTTGCTAAACTTGGCCTAGAATGCTCCATGGACTCACCAAGTGATCGGCCGGCAATGCAAGATGTGTATGCTGAAATCACAATGATCAAAGAAACATTTTTAACACTGCACTGCTGA